In the genome of Cryptomeria japonica chromosome 8, Sugi_1.0, whole genome shotgun sequence, one region contains:
- the LOC131046785 gene encoding ethylene-responsive transcription factor 5-like gives MDSSKGESNFVGSNLKRKSQYNESMQVKKSGKNDIPSSSSLRYGSYEDEPDSYMAAAYSETLNSAQAVSLCNENGSVENLVLLEVTKNSAIEGCHEPMNGKAEIGSLSKKKEKHYRGVRRRPSGKYAAEIRDPRRGGMKYVIQLFVSIYQSSFTLI, from the coding sequence ATGGATTCTTCTAAGGGGGAGAGCAATTTTGTGGGAAGTAATCTCAAAAGAAAATCCCAATACAATGAATCCATGCAAGTGAAGAAAAGTGGTAAAAATGAtataccatcttcttcttctctaagGTATGGTTCTTATGAAGATGAACCAGACTCATACATGGCTGCTGCATATTCAGAAACCTTGAATTCGGCTCAAGCAGTGAGTCTGTGCAATGAGAATGGCTCAGTAGAGAACTTGGTTTTGCTTGAAGTTACGAAGAATTCAGCCATTGAAGGCTGTCATGAGCCCATGAATGGTAAAGCTGAGATTGGGAGTTTGAGTAAGAAGAAAGAGAAACATTACAGAGGAGTAAGGAGAAGGCCATCGGGGAAATATGCAGCTGAAATCAGAGATCCAAGAAGAGGAGGAATGAAATATGTTATTCAGCTCTTTGTTTCTATTTATCAATCTAGTTTCACTCTCATCTGA